The Clostridium aceticum genomic interval TTTTACTCTCCAAATAAAATCGTTTTCTCTATTTCTTCAATAGTTTTTTCTTTCCTATTAAATGAAGTAATGCACTCTCTATTTCCTGAAAAGTAGCTTCATTACATCCCTGCCTAGCAACAAAGACCAAATCATAGCCTTGTAGCAGTTTACTATCATTCAATCGATAGCTTTCTCTCATTCGTCGTTTTACCTTGCTTCTTATAACACTTTTTCCTACTTTTTTTGAAACTGTGAAGCCTGCCCTATTATAATCAAAAGCATTTTTCTTTATATACAAAATGAGCAACTTGTTAGCTATAGAGTTCCCTTCTTTATACACTTTTCGAAAATCTTCGTTCTTCCTAAGTCTATTGGCAGCCTCCATGCTTCTCCTCCTATCTATCTTCCCCACAATCTGCTATAGCACTATAAACTATAAAAGGAAAATAAACATAACTACAGAAAAAGGCCACATAGTGCGGCCTTATGCTGTCAATTTCTTTCTGCCTTTTAGTCTACGACTTTTTAATACATTTCTGCCATTTTTCGT includes:
- the rnpA gene encoding ribonuclease P protein component, with the translated sequence MEAANRLRKNEDFRKVYKEGNSIANKLLILYIKKNAFDYNRAGFTVSKKVGKSVIRSKVKRRMRESYRLNDSKLLQGYDLVFVARQGCNEATFQEIESALLHLIGKKKLLKK
- the rpmH gene encoding 50S ribosomal protein L34, with translation MKRTYQPKKRQRSREHGFRKRMKTKNGRNVLKSRRLKGRKKLTA